The Candidatus Neomarinimicrobiota bacterium genome segment CTAAATCTATGCTTCTTCTTACTTCATGATTACAATTCTTGCATTTAAGAATTCTTTTACTAGGATTCATATTTTAGACCTGCTAAATGATGATTTTAACATGGTTGGGTTCTAAAGATTGTCTGGATTCAATTTCGCCACGCGAAAAGGTAATGTGTTCACTTGCCACGGGAACGGTGTCTCTATCCTTTCTTTGCAGGCATCGACCGTCAGAAGTCAAATAGACGAAATCGGTTCCCTTCGGAACAGAGAAATATAAAATAAGTTTGTCATTGTAAATATGCTTGTTAGCCCATGGAGTAGGGAGTGGGGTGTCCGCGTGAACTTGATATCGAGGTGCTCTTAACAAATTATCGAGATCATTATCTGGAAGATCTAGACCCGTTACGGTACCATCATCCTCAACGCCTACTAGCAATTCGCCTCCATCAGAATTCGCAAATCCAACGAGTGTATCCCCGATGTCTTTACTAATCTCTTTCCAATGGCGAGGTACTTTTTTATCGGGGCTTCCTTTGAAGCCGCTCTTAAACTCTCTAAAATGGCTCTCCCCAACTTGGAGAGCAATCTCTACTCGTTCAGAAAACTTCAGAATTTCTAACTTCACTTTTAATTCCTCATCAGAAGTCTGTTATGCCTTTGGTAACCACCACCATGTGATATTGGGATAATTCTGTGAGACAGCCATTAAGGGGGCTACTATTGGCAAATTTCTAGTAAATTGATATCATCCATAACCTTCGAAATGGAATTCATTAAACCTTTTATAAACATTATAGTTATTCAAGAAATAATATTTAAAGATAAAATAATAAAGTTGTCATTGTCAATATGCATCTGTAGCCATGCAACCCTCACTCATTGAAAACTTTCACAAACCCATGGGTTGTAGGCCTCCTTATTTCAAAGCATCCTTCCGTCGTAACAGCACGAACGCCACCGCAATGATCCCCGCTTACGTCCTATGTTTACAAGATAGACAAATACCTGGCCTTAAAGGATGGTGCTAGGCGGCCTGCCGTAAGGAGGTAACCTTTACAGCGTAATCACCTTCGCCGCCTGCCACTGAGCGGCGATGATGTCATGCATACCGCCTACGATGCCTACCTGTACCTTATCTGTGAGGCCGTAGTACTTCAGGCAGGTGTTGCAGATGATCAGGCGCACGCCTTTGGCCTCCAGGGACTTGAGGAGCTCGAGAACCGGCGAGCCCTCAACCACCAGCTTGACGCCTTCGGTGTAGAAGCAGACCACGCCCGGCAGGTAACCGTTCTCAGCGAGCATGGTCAGGTAGGTCTTGAGGAGTTTCTGCTGCAGCTCCTCATCGGCGTGTCCCATGCCGTTGCGGGTGATAAAAATGGCGGTGGAGAATTGCTTGCGATCAACATTCATGGCAATGAGCCTCCAGAATCGAACAATCTGCTTATCCAGTATACTTAATTGTGGTTAGCGACTTATAATGGCCCGGCTAATTCCTAGTCCCCCGTATCGGTGACCGGATCTTCTCTCCTTTCCTCCTTAATAATTTCTTTCTGTTCCTCTACCGCCTTGGCATGTTCCCGGTCTCCGCGCCGGTCCTTGCGCCGCTGATCGAGTCCTTCAATATTGGGCACCCGCCCGTAGATAATCAGCAGGTCCTTCTCATGAATCAAGCTGTCACCCTTGGGCGCTCCCAGGTAGGTTCCGTCCAACCGCTTGATACCCAGAACGATGATGCCCTCATGCCGCAGGTCCGATTCCGCCAGCGTCTTGCCTTCAATCCAGTCCCCGGGTTCCACTTCCATTTCCACCAGGCTGTATTCCCCGGCCAGGTGCATCAGACTGGCATAATCCCGCACATCCAGGTCGGTATAGCGCGCCAGAAACCCGTCGATCAACTGCGAAAGATGACGATTCACCCAGGCGCTACGGGTGATAAACCAGAGTCCGGTCACACCGGCGATCAGCAGGATGATTTTAAGGGAGAAATGCCCCGACTCACCCTGGTTCACGAAAGTCAGAATGAGGGTGGAGATTACCGTCACGATGCCGGCGTTGCCCAGCAGCATCAGCCACATCACGATCCGGCGCCGCACCGGATGGTTCACCACCAATTCCGATTCGGTGGTGGTAAATCCTGACCCGGTAAACGCCGAGCGTGCCTGGAAACGCGCCGATTCAATCGAAAGACCGGTGTGCACCAGAGCGTTCGTCGCGATGCGTGTGATCAGAAAGGATAATGTAAGCACCAGTAATAAGGTGATAATCGCAATCATCTCTACAACCCGTGTTCAAATGGCATTGAAAAGAAACTGTCCCTGTTATGGCATCCCTGCCAACTTAAATGATAAACGAATATATGAAAACTGGTATGATGATGGAAAACAAGCCTTATGTCAGCACGTCCTTGCGCCGAAACAGCACGAACGCCAGGCCTGAGAAGACGGCCGAATACACCCCGAGGTTGATCAGGCTAACCCTTGCTTTACCCCAGGGGATGGGATCACGAAAGGCGTACGTCCAGAGATCGAAATGGGAGGTGAAAAGGTGCTTCTGGAACCATTGGAAGGCATCGATGTCGATGATGGTGAGCACCAGGCTGATGATAAGTATGGCCATGGTGCCTACGATGGGGCCGATGGCATTGGTGACCATCACGGAGAACAGGAAGGTGAGGGCGGTGACAGTGAACATGGTGTAGAAGGCGAAGAGGTAGGCCAGGCCGAAGCGCGCCAGGGCGATGTCCCAGGGGAGGACCAGGATACCCTCCTGGTCGAACAGGAAGATATCGCCGATACCGAGCCACCAGTTGCCCAGTCCCAGGCTGAGGATCCCCAGCCAGGCGACCAGGGTGGTGCTGTAGGTGGCGGCGGCCAGCAGCTTGGAGGTCAGTACCCGGTTGCGGCTCACGGGCCGGGTCAAGTAGATCCGGAAGGTGCCCGCCGTGCCTTCACCCGCTACCACGTCCCCGGCCACCAGGGTGATGAGAAAGGGTATGTGGATGAACAGGGCGTTCATCAGGATATGACTGGCCCACATACCGTTGGCCAGGTTGCCGGTGGTGATAAATTCGTCTCCCAGGCGATTCAGCATATCCCGCTGGATGGCTGATCCGCCTGCGGAAAAACCCCACATAACTAAAGGGACCACCACGGTGATAGCCCCAAAACCGATATAGGTTCGCCACTTGCTGAAGGCCTTGATAAGCTCGTTAAGGTACAAGTTCCACATGGCGGTCAGTACATCCCTCAATAGACGGATCAGGGGATCTCTTTGAATCCGAACAGTGAGAGGAAATAGTCCTCCAGTTTAGAGACCGGTGTCAGGGAGAAGATTTCCACACCCTTTTCACCCAGCTTGCGGGCTATCTCGGGGCGGTGGCGATGGTCGATCCTGAATCGCAGGTGCTGGCCCTGAACCACCACCTCAGTGACGAAAGGAAGGCTTTCGAGGACCGTCCTGGCGGTATCCAGGGGTTCCGCCTCCAGCTCGGTGAGGGTGGCTGTTTCCGCTGAGAGGAACTGATCAACCGGGCCCGAAACCAGCAGTTTCCCTTCACTGAGTACTGCCATCCCGGTGCAGATTTGCTCGACTTCATTGAGCAGGTGGGAAGAAAGGAAGATGGTCATGCCTTCCTCCTGGGCGAAGCGGCGGATCATCTGGCGTACCTCATGCATGCCCTGGGGATCAAGACCGGTGGTGGGCTCATCCAGGATTAGTAGACGCGGCCGATGAAGGATAGCCTGAGCGATGCCCAGCCGCTGGCGCATGCCGTGGGAATAGGTTTTGACCCGGTCGTGGGCCCGTGCCTCCAGGCCCGCCAGTCGGAGAACTTCGCGGCAGCGGGCCTCATTCACTCCGTCGTGCAGGCGGGCCAGCAGCTTCAGGTTGGCCAGGGCGGAAAGGTTGCCGTAGAAATTCGGTTCATCGACCAGAGCACCGATCTGGCGCAGATAACGGGGGTAGTCGCTGCGGATGGATTGGCCAAAGATATGGGCGTTACCTTCCGTGGGACGGATAAGGGAGAGAAGCAGGCGGATGGTGGTGGTCTTGCCGGAACCGTTGGGGCCCAGAAAGCCGAAGACTTCACCCTCCTGGACTTCCAGGGTAAGGTGATCCACAGCGCGGAGTCGACCAAAGCGCTTGGTTAGGTTTCGGGTGGCAATAGCGGGTGAAGCCATAGGTTAAATGTAGTGGCTGGCGTGGGGGTAGATCAGTAGATTTGTATCACAGATACAGTATGGCTAACCGATCCCCAGTAGGGAGTGGATTGCAGGATGTGTCTTCCCCAGTCTTTGCTGCCCCGCCGCTCGAAGCGTAGCTTGTCGACAGCAGCCTGAGATCGAATTCTCTTGGAAGGAGGTTATATGGAGCCGCAGCGGGTAGGAATCGTCGGTTACGGTGGATTTGGACAGTTCTTGCATTACGCCTGGGCTTCCTGTGAGCGGGTGCGGATTGTGGCGGCGGCGGATTCTGATCCGCTACGAAATCCCGGCCCGCCGGTGCGTTTTTTTACCCGGTGGGAAGACCTGGTGGCTGCACCCGGCATCGAACTGGTCGCCGTTGCCACCCCGCCCCGGACCCACGCCGATATCGCCTGCGAAGCCATGCAGCAGGGCAAGCACATTCTGGTAGAGAAGCCATTAGCCGTTACCCGGCAGGAAGCAAGGCGGGTAATTGAGACCAGGGATCGGACGGGGATGGTGGCCGGCATTGACTATATGCTTCGATTTAATCCCCTGGTGGAGGCTATCACCGCTTTGACGCATGAGGGCAGCTTGGGGGCGCTGCGCCGGGCGGTGGTGGAAAATTATGCTCAAGACGAGGTGCTACCGCCTGAGCACTGGTTCTGGGATCGGAGCCGCTCAGGTGGGATCTTCGTAGAACATGGCGTGCATTTTTTTGATCTCATTAATAATCTGGCTGCGTCTTCACCACGAAACATCAATGGCGCCTGCCACCAGCGAAACGAGCGTCAAGAGGACCGAGCGGTTGCCACGGTGGCCTATGAGGATGGGCTGATGGCCACTCATTACCACGCCTTCTCCCGCCCCGGATTTTTCGAACAGACCTTCATCAGGTTGGTCTACGATCTGGCTGAGATCGATCTGGAGGGCTGGATTCCTTTGTCAGGCCGGGTGAGGGCGCTGGTAAACCAGGCCACGGAGGGGAATCTTCACCGCCTGCCCGGCTTCCGGATCGTGCATAAAGTGGATATCGAAGATGTGGAGGATCTCTCGCGGCCGGAAGGGTGGGGCCGTAAGCGCTTGGACACTCGTCGGGAGGGGATGATT includes the following:
- a CDS encoding ABC transporter permease, with translation MWNLYLNELIKAFSKWRTYIGFGAITVVVPLVMWGFSAGGSAIQRDMLNRLGDEFITTGNLANGMWASHILMNALFIHIPFLITLVAGDVVAGEGTAGTFRIYLTRPVSRNRVLTSKLLAAATYSTTLVAWLGILSLGLGNWWLGIGDIFLFDQEGILVLPWDIALARFGLAYLFAFYTMFTVTALTFLFSVMVTNAIGPIVGTMAILIISLVLTIIDIDAFQWFQKHLFTSHFDLWTYAFRDPIPWGKARVSLINLGVYSAVFSGLAFVLFRRKDVLT
- a CDS encoding ABC transporter ATP-binding protein, with the translated sequence MASPAIATRNLTKRFGRLRAVDHLTLEVQEGEVFGFLGPNGSGKTTTIRLLLSLIRPTEGNAHIFGQSIRSDYPRYLRQIGALVDEPNFYGNLSALANLKLLARLHDGVNEARCREVLRLAGLEARAHDRVKTYSHGMRQRLGIAQAILHRPRLLILDEPTTGLDPQGMHEVRQMIRRFAQEEGMTIFLSSHLLNEVEQICTGMAVLSEGKLLVSGPVDQFLSAETATLTELEAEPLDTARTVLESLPFVTEVVVQGQHLRFRIDHRHRPEIARKLGEKGVEIFSLTPVSKLEDYFLSLFGFKEIP
- a CDS encoding TrkA C-terminal domain-containing protein, with product MIAIITLLLVLTLSFLITRIATNALVHTGLSIESARFQARSAFTGSGFTTTESELVVNHPVRRRIVMWLMLLGNAGIVTVISTLILTFVNQGESGHFSLKIILLIAGVTGLWFITRSAWVNRHLSQLIDGFLARYTDLDVRDYASLMHLAGEYSLVEMEVEPGDWIEGKTLAESDLRHEGIIVLGIKRLDGTYLGAPKGDSLIHEKDLLIIYGRVPNIEGLDQRRKDRRGDREHAKAVEEQKEIIKEERREDPVTDTGD
- a CDS encoding Gfo/Idh/MocA family protein, with the protein product MEPQRVGIVGYGGFGQFLHYAWASCERVRIVAAADSDPLRNPGPPVRFFTRWEDLVAAPGIELVAVATPPRTHADIACEAMQQGKHILVEKPLAVTRQEARRVIETRDRTGMVAGIDYMLRFNPLVEAITALTHEGSLGALRRAVVENYAQDEVLPPEHWFWDRSRSGGIFVEHGVHFFDLINNLAASSPRNINGACHQRNERQEDRAVATVAYEDGLMATHYHAFSRPGFFEQTFIRLVYDLAEIDLEGWIPLSGRVRALVNQATEGNLHRLPGFRIVHKVDIEDVEDLSRPEGWGRKRLDTRREGMITSGGRSYQADSLITGTFAAAGSKGQVYTDSLRRLLADLLDRIEDSRHVMRVGLEEGLSSLDMALWADQAARVDQAPVP
- a CDS encoding DsrE family protein; translation: MNVDRKQFSTAIFITRNGMGHADEELQQKLLKTYLTMLAENGYLPGVVCFYTEGVKLVVEGSPVLELLKSLEAKGVRLIICNTCLKYYGLTDKVQVGIVGGMHDIIAAQWQAAKVITL
- a CDS encoding helix-turn-helix domain-containing protein — encoded protein: MKLEILKFSERVEIALQVGESHFREFKSGFKGSPDKKVPRHWKEISKDIGDTLVGFANSDGGELLVGVEDDGTVTGLDLPDNDLDNLLRAPRYQVHADTPLPTPWANKHIYNDKLILYFSVPKGTDFVYLTSDGRCLQRKDRDTVPVASEHITFSRGEIESRQSLEPNHVKIII